In Mangrovivirga cuniculi, the following proteins share a genomic window:
- a CDS encoding ABC-F family ATP-binding cassette domain-containing protein: MISISELSYFLGDRALYKNSSLHIYSKDKIALVGLNGTGKSTLLKLINGDLTPDEGSISKSKECTIGYLNQDLLSFVSDDPILDVAMQAFSDLIHVKHKMDELAKRMETDYSEEVLNEYSKLQDVFESNNGYSLQSSAEEVLEGIGFKTSDLQRPLKEFSGGWRMRVMLAKLLLEKPSLLMLDEPTNHLDLPSIQWLENYLMNYSGAVIIVSHDREFLDRATSKTVEISQQQLNVYNGNYSFFLEEKEQRKELQQNAYENQQQKIKQTEKFIERFRAKATKAKQVQSRVKALEKMDMIEEVQDETVDINFSFSLSRPSGKQVMSFNEVEKSYGEKEVIKDATQHILRGDKIALIGANGKGKSTMLRIIANDENFKGERNEGHNVNLAFFAQHQLEALNLRNTIIQELMESGSGKSELELRNLLGCFLFTGDDVHKPIKVLSGGEKSRVALAKTIISEANFLLLDEPTNHLDFFSVDMLIQALNQYEGTFVTVSHNRHFIKSVANKIWYIDQGELKEYPGTYEEFELWLKENDITLDKQTKPSPLDKKKVETKKERQNTTDQNSFKEKQRSLKKLQKEVDDAEKEISVLESEKEKLERELAKPENFSDEEKSTALTERYEEVKDKLQSLSDTWLVLVEELENSGDI; encoded by the coding sequence ATGATTTCAATTTCGGAACTATCTTATTTTCTCGGAGACAGAGCTTTATACAAAAATTCTTCGCTTCATATCTATTCAAAAGATAAAATAGCCCTGGTAGGGCTTAATGGAACAGGAAAATCAACATTATTAAAATTAATTAATGGTGATCTAACTCCTGATGAAGGCTCAATTTCTAAAAGTAAGGAATGTACGATTGGATATCTAAACCAGGATCTTCTCTCATTTGTCAGTGATGATCCGATCCTTGATGTCGCTATGCAGGCTTTTAGTGATCTGATCCATGTAAAACATAAAATGGATGAATTAGCTAAAAGAATGGAGACAGATTATAGTGAAGAAGTCCTCAATGAATACAGTAAGTTACAAGATGTATTCGAAAGCAATAATGGATACTCTTTGCAATCCTCTGCAGAGGAGGTTTTAGAAGGTATTGGTTTTAAAACTTCCGATCTTCAACGACCGCTTAAAGAGTTTTCCGGAGGTTGGAGAATGAGAGTGATGCTGGCCAAACTGCTTCTGGAGAAGCCCTCTTTATTAATGCTGGATGAGCCCACCAACCACCTCGACCTGCCATCAATTCAATGGCTGGAAAATTATCTAATGAATTATTCAGGTGCGGTGATCATTGTATCCCACGATAGAGAATTTCTCGACCGTGCAACAAGTAAAACAGTTGAGATCTCCCAGCAACAATTAAATGTCTATAATGGTAATTATTCTTTTTTCCTTGAAGAAAAGGAACAAAGAAAGGAATTACAGCAAAATGCATATGAAAATCAGCAACAAAAAATAAAACAAACTGAAAAGTTTATTGAGCGTTTCAGGGCTAAGGCAACCAAAGCAAAACAAGTTCAATCCAGAGTGAAAGCCCTGGAAAAAATGGATATGATCGAAGAGGTGCAAGACGAAACAGTCGATATAAATTTCTCCTTTTCGCTGTCAAGACCATCCGGTAAACAGGTCATGTCATTTAATGAAGTAGAAAAAAGCTATGGTGAGAAAGAGGTAATTAAAGATGCAACCCAACATATTCTAAGAGGTGATAAAATTGCACTGATTGGAGCAAATGGAAAGGGGAAATCGACTATGCTACGCATCATTGCAAACGATGAGAATTTTAAGGGTGAAAGAAATGAAGGACATAATGTTAACCTGGCCTTCTTTGCCCAGCATCAGCTTGAGGCATTAAACCTTAGAAACACTATCATACAGGAGTTAATGGAAAGCGGTAGTGGTAAAAGTGAACTTGAATTAAGAAATTTATTAGGCTGCTTTTTATTTACAGGCGACGATGTCCATAAACCCATTAAAGTATTATCAGGAGGAGAAAAATCAAGAGTTGCGTTAGCTAAAACTATTATTTCTGAAGCCAATTTCCTACTCCTGGATGAACCGACAAACCATTTAGATTTCTTTTCAGTCGACATGCTTATCCAGGCACTTAATCAATATGAAGGAACTTTTGTTACTGTAAGTCACAACCGGCACTTTATAAAATCGGTAGCTAACAAAATCTGGTATATAGATCAGGGAGAATTAAAAGAGTATCCTGGTACTTATGAAGAATTTGAATTGTGGCTGAAGGAAAATGATATTACTCTTGATAAACAAACAAAGCCTTCACCATTAGATAAGAAAAAGGTAGAGACCAAAAAAGAAAGACAAAATACAACAGATCAAAATTCTTTTAAAGAGAAACAAAGATCTTTAAAAAAACTTCAAAAGGAAGTAGATGATGCTGAAAAAGAAATTTCTGTTCTGGAATCTGAAAAGGAAAAATTAGAAAGGGAATTAGCGAAACCTGAAAACTTCTCTGATGAAGAAAAGTCGACAGCATTAACTGAACGATATGAAGAAGTTAAAGATAAACTACAATCGTTAAGTGACACCTGGCTTGTATTAGTAGAAGAGCTGGAAAACTCGGGCGATATATAA
- a CDS encoding 4Fe-4S dicluster domain-containing protein: MAIMITDECINCGACEPECPNTAIYEGGVEWTWGGGTELDEVELEDGSSVDAEEPQEPVSDEFYYIVPAKCTECTGFHEEPQCAAVCPVDCCVPDPDYEETEDELMEKKAWLHGE, translated from the coding sequence ATGGCAATAATGATCACAGACGAATGCATCAACTGTGGTGCATGTGAGCCCGAATGCCCCAATACAGCTATCTACGAAGGTGGTGTTGAATGGACCTGGGGTGGGGGTACTGAACTTGACGAAGTTGAACTTGAAGATGGGTCTTCAGTAGATGCCGAGGAGCCACAAGAACCGGTATCTGACGAATTTTATTATATAGTACCGGCTAAATGTACAGAATGCACAGGATTTCATGAAGAGCCTCAGTGTGCAGCTGTTTGTCCTGTGGACTGTTGTGTGCCAGATCCGGATTATGAGGAAACTGAGGATGAACTGATGGAAAAGAAAGCTTGGTTACACGGAGAATAA
- a CDS encoding type IX secretion system plug protein, which translates to MSGSEIKVYENKIYDSKIRTANIYAVQNNVFNPTAPPVININSRSKLYLEFDELTYDAGYLYVKLIHCNADWTSSDFFERDYLNQYNEWLIEDFDFSLNTKAPYVHYRFELPRVKLPGNYAVIVYRDQDPDEILFTHRCIIYDEKTSIGASLERSNSVVGRAKNQRLNYIVSYGGLNVQNPANELKTIVLQNQRWDNMKYNISPTFINENAKQLRFESIDEKNEFLGWNEFRFIDLRGLQVTHDGPEGEFPSVRLLPAERRSNSAYARPVYDDLDGQFYISNSLRDETSLTSEYAETVVTLKSNKINGKVYIIGAFNYWKKDQSSEMIYNSEKGVYETSVLLKQGRYNYLFYVEDKEKPSYYYEGSFFDTENDYQILVYHRPPGGRGDLPVGYQSFKVNN; encoded by the coding sequence TTGTCAGGTAGTGAAATAAAAGTATATGAAAATAAAATTTATGACAGTAAAATCAGGACAGCGAACATATATGCTGTTCAAAACAATGTTTTCAACCCTACTGCTCCTCCAGTTATAAATATCAATAGCCGTTCGAAACTCTATTTAGAATTTGATGAACTCACCTACGATGCTGGATATTTATACGTGAAATTAATCCATTGTAATGCAGACTGGACATCATCAGACTTTTTTGAAAGAGACTATTTAAATCAATACAATGAATGGCTAATAGAAGATTTTGATTTTTCCTTGAATACAAAGGCTCCCTATGTGCATTACCGATTTGAACTGCCAAGAGTTAAATTACCAGGTAATTATGCTGTCATAGTTTATCGCGATCAGGATCCTGATGAAATTCTATTTACTCACCGATGCATTATCTATGATGAAAAAACATCTATTGGAGCTAGCCTTGAAAGAAGTAACTCTGTTGTTGGCAGAGCAAAAAACCAACGATTAAATTATATTGTAAGCTATGGTGGATTAAATGTCCAAAACCCTGCTAATGAGTTAAAAACAATAGTATTACAAAATCAAAGATGGGATAATATGAAATATAATATTAGCCCTACATTTATTAATGAAAATGCCAAACAGCTCAGATTTGAATCAATAGATGAAAAAAATGAATTTTTAGGATGGAATGAATTTCGTTTTATAGATCTAAGGGGTCTACAGGTAACACATGACGGACCTGAGGGAGAATTCCCCAGTGTAAGATTACTCCCTGCCGAAAGAAGATCTAATTCTGCATATGCCAGGCCTGTTTATGACGACCTCGATGGCCAGTTTTATATCAGCAATAGCCTTAGAGATGAAACTTCACTAACTTCTGAATATGCAGAAACAGTTGTAACCTTAAAATCAAATAAAATAAACGGTAAAGTATATATTATTGGTGCTTTTAACTATTGGAAAAAAGATCAAAGTTCGGAGATGATTTATAATTCGGAAAAAGGAGTATACGAAACTTCAGTACTTTTAAAACAAGGTAGATATAACTATCTATTTTATGTAGAAGACAAAGAAAAACCCTCATATTATTATGAGGGCAGTTTTTTTGATACAGAAAATGATTATCAAATCCTTGTTTATCATCGTCCTCCTGGTGGAAGAGGTGATCTTCCTGTAGGCTATCAATCTTTTAAAGTAAATAATTGA
- a CDS encoding AI-2E family transporter: MFQKRIVYLVLGVALFIFLAWFFSNIFIYIVISVIFAAILRGPANYLSQISVFGFQVPRVIAVIFSFLVLLLVVLLFVITFIPLISDQINVLANLNYDKLFRTAAEPVNWLEEFLINNNLTSESRGFIKDSIKDNFVGFITRINVSNLLNTLVGFTGSLFIGILAVAFITFFLLYEKGMIRRQFNKLIPNSYFEVTITAITKIERLLTNYLVGLLLQMTAIFTVASVGLSILGVKYAITIALFAALANLIPYVGPIMGATFGILIGLSTQLLGNGDGGSLLILVVKICAVFAVVQIMDNMIFQPLIFSKSVKAHPLEIFVIIFVGANLAGIVGMIAAIPVYTVLRVTVLEFYSGYNQYYVFKNN, encoded by the coding sequence ATGTTCCAAAAAAGAATCGTATATTTAGTTCTGGGTGTAGCACTTTTTATTTTCCTCGCCTGGTTTTTCTCCAATATATTTATTTACATAGTAATCTCTGTAATCTTTGCAGCCATATTAAGAGGTCCTGCAAATTATCTTAGCCAGATATCTGTTTTCGGGTTTCAGGTTCCCAGAGTAATTGCTGTGATTTTCAGCTTTCTGGTACTATTACTTGTGGTATTACTATTTGTCATTACATTTATCCCTCTTATTTCAGACCAGATTAATGTCCTCGCTAATTTAAATTATGACAAGCTTTTCAGAACAGCTGCAGAACCTGTTAACTGGCTGGAGGAATTTTTAATCAATAATAATTTAACATCCGAGTCAAGAGGTTTTATCAAGGATTCGATAAAAGATAATTTTGTTGGATTTATAACCAGAATCAACGTTAGCAATTTATTAAATACATTAGTTGGTTTTACAGGAAGTCTTTTTATTGGAATTCTTGCTGTTGCTTTTATTACTTTTTTCCTCTTATATGAAAAAGGGATGATAAGAAGGCAATTTAATAAACTAATACCCAATAGCTATTTTGAAGTAACTATAACTGCAATAACCAAAATTGAGAGACTGTTAACTAATTACCTGGTTGGGTTGTTGTTGCAAATGACTGCAATATTTACAGTGGCCTCTGTTGGACTGTCAATCCTAGGGGTGAAATATGCTATAACCATTGCTTTATTTGCTGCACTAGCGAATTTGATACCTTATGTTGGCCCGATAATGGGGGCTACTTTTGGAATTCTTATCGGATTGAGCACTCAATTATTAGGAAATGGAGATGGTGGGTCATTGCTTATACTCGTGGTGAAGATTTGTGCAGTTTTTGCGGTTGTACAGATTATGGATAATATGATATTTCAGCCATTAATTTTTTCAAAAAGTGTAAAAGCTCATCCTCTTGAGATTTTTGTTATTATCTTTGTGGGCGCAAATCTGGCGGGTATCGTCGGAATGATTGCAGCTATCCCTGTATACACAGTATTGAGAGTAACAGTATTGGAGTTTTACAGCGGATATAATCAATATTACGTGTTTAAAAATAATTAA
- a CDS encoding RNA polymerase sigma factor, which translates to MANEKLLIEACKRQDPKAQEELYQQFSPSMYAVCLRYSKSTLEAEDILQEAFIKVFRKISTYKGESSLGYWIKRIVINTAINSQRSKLYMFPMVDVADANIVKPGIDALNNLNHQDLLKMIKSLPDGCRVIFNLYAVEGYKHSEIAKMLEISEGTSKSQFARARQLLKEMARQRDIFKNERAR; encoded by the coding sequence ATGGCTAACGAAAAATTACTTATTGAAGCTTGCAAAAGGCAGGATCCAAAAGCTCAAGAGGAATTGTATCAGCAATTTTCTCCGAGTATGTATGCCGTTTGTCTTCGCTATAGTAAGTCAACGTTAGAAGCTGAAGATATTTTACAAGAGGCATTTATAAAAGTTTTCAGGAAGATTTCAACTTATAAAGGAGAGTCTTCTCTGGGCTATTGGATTAAAAGAATTGTTATAAATACAGCTATCAATAGCCAAAGAAGTAAACTTTATATGTTTCCGATGGTAGATGTGGCTGATGCTAATATTGTAAAGCCCGGGATTGATGCCTTAAATAATTTAAATCATCAGGACTTGCTTAAAATGATAAAGTCATTGCCTGATGGTTGTAGAGTGATTTTTAACTTATATGCTGTTGAAGGATATAAGCATAGTGAGATAGCAAAAATGCTGGAGATTTCTGAGGGTACATCTAAATCGCAATTTGCAAGGGCAAGACAATTGTTGAAGGAGATGGCTCGTCAGAGAGATATTTTTAAAAATGAAAGAGCAAGATAG
- the ychF gene encoding redox-regulated ATPase YchF, with product MGLQCGIVGLPNVGKSTLFNALSKNKAEAANFPFCTIEPNVGVIKVPDERLGILKNLVDPEKVLPAIIEFVDIAGLVKGASKGEGLGNKFLGNIRQVDAIIHVIRCFEDDNIVHVDGKVDPVNDKEVIDTELQLKDLESVDKKIQKVKKIANTGDKAARADLEVLEKFKKTLESGNNARSVEATEEELKVIEDIQLLTVKPVIYVANVDEDSIISGNKYVDTLKDSVSNENALVIMVCASIESQIAEMDDEEEQQIFLEEYGLKESGLNRLIRASYELLDLITYFTAGKKEVRAWTIRKGWKAPQAAGVIHTDFERGFIRAEVIKLPDYEQYKTEQAIKEAGKVGVEGKDYIVKDGDIMNFRFNV from the coding sequence ATGGGTTTACAGTGTGGCATTGTTGGGTTACCCAACGTTGGTAAATCAACATTATTTAATGCATTGTCTAAAAATAAAGCGGAAGCGGCAAATTTCCCTTTTTGTACCATCGAACCAAATGTGGGAGTAATTAAGGTACCTGATGAAAGATTAGGTATTCTTAAAAATCTAGTGGATCCTGAAAAGGTTTTACCAGCTATCATTGAATTCGTTGATATCGCCGGACTTGTTAAAGGAGCAAGTAAAGGAGAAGGTCTTGGAAATAAATTCCTTGGTAATATCAGGCAGGTAGATGCTATTATACATGTTATCAGATGTTTTGAAGATGATAATATAGTTCATGTTGATGGTAAGGTTGATCCTGTTAATGATAAAGAAGTTATCGATACTGAACTTCAACTCAAAGATCTTGAAAGTGTTGATAAGAAAATTCAGAAAGTAAAAAAGATCGCTAATACAGGGGATAAAGCTGCCAGGGCCGATCTGGAAGTTCTTGAAAAATTTAAAAAGACTCTTGAGTCGGGTAATAATGCCCGCTCTGTGGAAGCTACAGAAGAAGAACTGAAAGTAATTGAAGATATACAGTTGTTAACAGTTAAACCTGTTATATATGTTGCAAATGTAGATGAGGATTCAATAATTTCCGGCAATAAATATGTAGATACCCTGAAAGACTCAGTAAGCAATGAGAATGCATTAGTCATTATGGTTTGTGCATCTATTGAGTCTCAAATTGCTGAAATGGATGACGAGGAAGAGCAACAGATTTTTCTTGAAGAGTATGGACTTAAGGAAAGTGGTTTGAACAGGTTAATCAGAGCTTCCTACGAGCTTCTGGATCTAATTACTTACTTCACTGCTGGTAAAAAAGAAGTCAGAGCCTGGACTATTCGCAAAGGGTGGAAAGCACCACAGGCTGCTGGGGTTATTCATACCGATTTTGAAAGGGGTTTTATTCGTGCTGAAGTAATTAAATTACCAGATTACGAACAATATAAAACTGAACAAGCTATTAAAGAAGCAGGTAAGGTTGGTGTTGAAGGAAAAGACTACATAGTAAAAGATGGAGATATAATGAATTTCAGATTTAACGTCTGA
- a CDS encoding acyl-CoA reductase, translated as MNHPQLDTWIELGNELKSISEETLEDLAFRAGQRNPWFTKGSVEKAINGIATLLKEENLKSWVQNYPDIPVDLPKKIGVVMAGNIPGVGFHDLLSILLSGHIAKVKYSSQDQVIINFILNKLFNLNPQLSDKVEIVDKLKDFDAVIATGSDNTGRYFDYYFGKYPNIIRRNRTSAAILTGEESDKELKKLGEDIFTYFGLGCRNVSLILVPEGYDFKKFFEAIEDFNSVINHHKYNNNYDYNKSIYLVNKEDHLDNGFLLLKKTDNQIVSPISVVYYKEYKNKEELHNYLESANDKIQCIVGQDDKFIGFGEAQNPKPWDYADNIDTLHFLSNLQ; from the coding sequence ATGAATCATCCACAACTAGATACCTGGATAGAATTAGGCAATGAACTCAAATCTATAAGTGAGGAAACCCTGGAAGACCTGGCATTCAGGGCAGGGCAAAGAAATCCATGGTTTACAAAAGGTTCAGTAGAAAAGGCCATTAATGGAATCGCCACACTACTTAAGGAAGAAAATTTAAAATCCTGGGTACAAAATTACCCGGACATCCCAGTTGACTTGCCAAAGAAAATAGGTGTTGTTATGGCAGGCAATATACCAGGTGTAGGATTTCATGATTTATTAAGTATACTTTTGAGTGGTCACATTGCTAAAGTTAAGTATAGCTCTCAAGATCAGGTAATTATAAACTTTATTTTAAACAAACTCTTTAATTTAAACCCACAACTGTCTGATAAAGTAGAGATTGTAGACAAATTAAAGGATTTTGATGCAGTAATAGCAACGGGTAGCGATAATACAGGAAGGTATTTTGATTACTATTTTGGAAAATACCCCAATATAATCAGAAGAAACAGAACCTCTGCCGCGATTTTGACAGGAGAAGAATCTGATAAGGAATTAAAAAAACTTGGTGAAGATATATTTACATATTTTGGACTAGGATGTCGAAATGTAAGTTTGATTTTAGTTCCTGAAGGATATGATTTTAAAAAATTTTTCGAGGCTATAGAAGATTTTAATTCTGTTATTAATCACCATAAGTATAATAACAATTACGACTACAACAAATCAATTTACCTGGTCAATAAAGAAGATCACCTTGATAATGGATTTTTACTTTTGAAAAAAACAGACAATCAAATAGTATCTCCAATCAGCGTGGTTTATTACAAGGAATATAAAAACAAGGAAGAACTGCATAATTACCTGGAATCCGCCAATGATAAAATACAATGTATTGTAGGACAGGATGATAAGTTTATCGGTTTTGGTGAAGCCCAAAATCCTAAACCCTGGGATTATGCTGATAATATCGATACACTTCATTTTTTGAGCAATCTTCAGTAA
- a CDS encoding DUF3276 family protein: MEDNKDKNELFAQRVKAGKRTYFFDVKATRSNDYYLTITESKRRHKEDGFYYEKHKIFLYKEDFDKFILALQNTVDHIKTELLPEVDFDQYRPKEEEEADEIGSSFGDELKWD; this comes from the coding sequence GTGGAAGATAACAAAGACAAGAATGAGTTATTCGCTCAACGTGTGAAAGCGGGAAAGAGGACTTATTTTTTTGACGTTAAAGCAACCAGGTCAAATGACTATTATTTAACTATTACTGAGAGCAAGCGTCGTCATAAAGAAGATGGGTTTTATTACGAAAAACATAAAATATTTTTATATAAAGAGGATTTTGATAAATTCATTCTTGCCCTTCAAAATACTGTAGACCACATCAAAACTGAATTACTTCCAGAGGTAGATTTTGATCAGTACAGACCTAAAGAAGAAGAGGAAGCAGACGAAATAGGATCTTCATTTGGAGATGAATTAAAATGGGACTAA
- a CDS encoding CRISPR-associated endoribonuclease Cas6: MRIRIVFLLKNRGGFVPFHHQYLLAQLIKGLLLKGGKKEYVDFQDYNFSGLKGQTKISRNGLHFYSSRVTLVLASGQKDFLDYFLSVLFTEKQIEVGNLHLTPEMAELEAKPDFEEEMKYICISPMLIIPPSLDYRESKKFINPMDETVSDLLYDSTMARMEASNQFPAEKFKDYFKFQIVPDVNYIRKINESQKKFARIYPAFDQDVKYEVRGYTFPFTLYAHPEVQEFLFIHGIGHFTFKGFGMLDLANHDPSKRTTKYHHKNIVERKSTPAG; the protein is encoded by the coding sequence TTGAGAATTCGTATAGTTTTTTTACTTAAGAACCGTGGAGGATTTGTTCCGTTCCACCACCAATACCTTTTAGCACAATTGATCAAGGGTCTTTTGTTAAAAGGAGGTAAGAAGGAGTATGTAGATTTTCAGGATTATAACTTCTCCGGGTTAAAAGGACAAACTAAGATTAGTAGAAATGGTCTTCATTTTTATTCTTCACGAGTAACGTTGGTCCTGGCATCCGGGCAAAAGGATTTTCTGGATTATTTTCTATCTGTTCTATTTACTGAAAAACAAATTGAGGTTGGGAATCTTCATTTGACGCCTGAAATGGCAGAATTGGAAGCAAAACCTGATTTTGAAGAGGAGATGAAATATATATGTATCTCTCCAATGTTAATTATCCCGCCATCATTAGATTATAGAGAAAGTAAGAAATTTATTAATCCAATGGATGAAACAGTTTCAGATCTCCTTTATGATTCTACTATGGCAAGGATGGAAGCATCTAACCAATTTCCTGCAGAAAAATTCAAAGATTATTTTAAATTTCAGATCGTTCCGGACGTGAATTATATCAGGAAAATTAATGAATCCCAGAAAAAATTTGCCAGGATTTATCCTGCTTTTGATCAGGATGTAAAATATGAGGTCAGAGGGTATACTTTCCCTTTTACCTTATACGCTCACCCGGAAGTTCAGGAGTTCCTTTTTATTCATGGTATCGGACATTTTACCTTTAAAGGATTTGGTATGCTGGATTTGGCAAATCATGATCCTTCAAAAAGAACAACAAAATATCATCATAAAAATATAGTTGAAAGAAAATCTACTCCGGCTGGTTGA
- a CDS encoding PQQ-dependent sugar dehydrogenase, giving the protein MKIKLFNNLFIAVLLVSGFSCSNDEDSDTIKGTVEATVNAPEEWSDEDGLKLDELNLPEGFEISVYARVENARSMDMAEGILFVGSRSAEKVYAVEDKDNDGYGETVHVIDEELLQPNGVAFRKGDLYVAEINRILKYPDILNNLESPPEPEVVYDEYPEKADHGWKYIAFGPDDKLYVPVGAPCNICKSEDEIFATITRMNPDGTDMEIFAEGVRNTVGFTWHPDTKEMYFTDNGRDHLGDNFPPCELNYAPEKGMHFGYPYCHGGDIADPEFGEKRPCSDFVRPAQNLGPHVAPLGLTIYSGENFPDEYKGKALIAEHGSWNRSKKIGYRITMVDLKNGEGTSYKPFIDGWLNEEEQTVWGRPVDVIELENGSLMISDDYSGTVYTINYGK; this is encoded by the coding sequence ATGAAAATTAAACTATTTAACAATCTATTTATAGCTGTATTATTAGTCAGTGGTTTTTCTTGTAGTAATGATGAAGATAGTGATACTATAAAAGGTACAGTTGAAGCGACCGTAAATGCTCCAGAAGAATGGTCAGACGAAGATGGCCTGAAACTGGATGAATTAAATCTGCCTGAAGGCTTTGAGATTTCAGTATATGCGAGGGTGGAAAATGCCAGGTCAATGGATATGGCAGAAGGTATCCTTTTTGTCGGTTCAAGAAGTGCTGAGAAAGTATATGCTGTGGAAGATAAAGACAATGACGGGTATGGAGAAACTGTTCACGTCATTGATGAAGAACTATTGCAGCCCAACGGGGTAGCCTTCAGGAAAGGTGATCTGTATGTCGCTGAAATCAACAGGATTTTAAAATATCCTGATATACTTAATAATCTTGAATCTCCTCCTGAGCCGGAAGTAGTGTATGATGAATATCCTGAAAAAGCCGATCATGGATGGAAATACATCGCTTTTGGCCCTGATGATAAATTATATGTACCAGTGGGGGCGCCTTGTAACATCTGTAAAAGCGAAGATGAGATTTTTGCGACCATTACAAGAATGAATCCCGACGGCACTGATATGGAGATATTTGCTGAAGGAGTGAGAAATACTGTCGGTTTTACCTGGCATCCGGATACTAAAGAAATGTATTTTACGGATAATGGCAGAGACCATTTAGGGGATAATTTCCCTCCTTGTGAATTGAACTACGCACCTGAGAAAGGCATGCATTTTGGATATCCGTATTGTCATGGTGGAGATATTGCTGATCCTGAATTTGGAGAGAAAAGACCTTGTTCTGATTTTGTCAGACCAGCTCAAAACCTTGGTCCTCATGTAGCTCCTTTGGGATTAACCATTTATTCAGGAGAAAATTTTCCTGATGAATATAAAGGTAAAGCACTGATAGCCGAGCATGGAAGCTGGAATCGCAGTAAAAAAATAGGCTATCGAATAACTATGGTTGATCTGAAAAACGGAGAAGGCACAAGCTATAAACCTTTTATTGATGGCTGGTTAAATGAGGAAGAACAAACCGTTTGGGGAAGGCCAGTTGATGTGATCGAACTAGAAAATGGATCCCTGATGATTTCGGATGATTATTCCGGAACAGTTTATACCATTAACTATGGTAAATAA
- a CDS encoding DUF58 domain-containing protein: MKDQDNKIYKNFEFLARQLVEGFITGHHKSPYHGFSVEFAEHNPYNTGESTRHIDWKVFARTDKLYTKRYEEETNLRCRLLIDHSASMHYPEPEKEKLQYSLLAAAALSYLMQKQRDAVSVGFFSDKMDTQTDCKSTEKHLSNIYSLLEKELLNQAPKGVTKLSEVLHTVAGTIHKRSLVILFSDFISDAEQLEEVSVALQHLKHKKHEVVIFHVYDSETELNLNLDDRPYLFIDKETGEKLKLNPSEVKKEYHKTQLEEFAKIENRCRELKMDFVPLDIRKDLKNVLLTYLNKRKRMR; encoded by the coding sequence ATGAAAGATCAGGATAATAAAATCTACAAGAATTTTGAATTCCTAGCGAGGCAACTTGTGGAAGGATTCATAACAGGTCATCACAAATCTCCATACCATGGATTTTCAGTAGAATTCGCTGAACACAACCCTTACAACACGGGAGAATCGACCCGTCATATCGATTGGAAAGTATTTGCACGGACAGATAAGCTTTATACTAAAAGATATGAAGAAGAAACAAACCTGCGATGTAGATTATTGATTGATCATTCTGCAAGTATGCATTATCCGGAGCCTGAAAAGGAAAAATTACAATATTCACTACTTGCCGCTGCTGCACTAAGTTACCTCATGCAAAAACAACGGGACGCAGTATCTGTTGGTTTTTTTAGTGATAAAATGGATACCCAAACTGACTGTAAATCAACCGAAAAACACCTTTCTAATATTTATTCCCTGCTCGAAAAAGAATTACTTAATCAAGCACCAAAAGGAGTTACTAAGCTTAGTGAAGTGTTACATACAGTGGCAGGTACTATTCATAAAAGATCGCTGGTAATTTTATTCTCTGATTTTATTTCAGATGCAGAACAACTAGAAGAAGTATCTGTGGCACTACAACACCTTAAGCATAAAAAACACGAAGTGGTAATTTTTCATGTTTACGATAGTGAAACTGAACTTAATTTAAATCTTGATGACAGACCATATCTATTTATAGATAAAGAAACCGGAGAAAAACTAAAATTAAATCCTAGTGAAGTCAAGAAAGAGTACCACAAAACCCAACTAGAAGAATTTGCTAAAATAGAAAACCGTTGCAGAGAATTAAAGATGGACTTTGTACCCTTAGATATCAGGAAGGATCTAAAAAATGTTTTACTGACCTATCTGAACAAAAGGAAAAGAATGAGATAA